GGTCGAGCAGGGTGGGCAGACTGGTGGGCCCCTGGCCCTTGCGGCCCCTCATTCCCATCATCGAGGCAGGTGGACAGCGTGGAGGATGAGGTGCAGCGGCGGCTCCAGACGGTCCGGGGTGGACAGGCtgagaagctgggagagaaggagaggagtgAGCTCCGGAAGAGGAAGCTGCTGACTGAAGTGTGAGTGGGTGCCACCCCCAGGTTCGCACCCGTGTCACCTGCATGGccctggagcagggggaggggaaggcgaGCCgtcccacctgccctgggccatGGTGCTGTCAAtctcctcccagctctccttCACACTGTGCGTGTCAGGCACACGTGCCAGGCTCATGCCAGTTCAGGGCCTTTGCCTGTGCTGTGCCTTATGCCGAGAAGGGTCTTCCTGCTATTTTCCAGTGCAAGTTCCGACATCCAGCCTCTGCTCATGTGTCACCTTAGAGAGGCCACCCTGATACCCTTCCTCCCTTTGAATTCCATAAAAGCTCCTCACTTCTAGTCTCCATCCCTTGTgcccttgtttatttcctttgcagACTAAGCACTGTCTGAAGTTTAGTGAATGCTGGGACTCGGACAGGCTGGGGCTCTGCACTCACTGGGCTGACATCTCCTTTGAGCAGACGTAGCAGGAGCATGGCAGTAAAAAGAACGCAGACTGGAGTGGGGCTGCCCGATTGCCAGCTCTGCCATGTACTAGCTGTAACCTTTACCAAGTCCCCTGATCTTTCCAGGCTTCTGTttactcctctgtaaaatggtCCCTTTTCACAAGATTATGGGGTGATTTCAGTGGAACAGAGCCTAGCATAGATTAAATCCTTAAAACTTGACCTGTTGTTATCACTCCCAGCTATATGCTTAGTGCCTTGAACAGgccccggcacacagtaggttctcagtaaatgtttgttcacTGAATAATCGCCAAAACATAGGGATGTAGGTGGGGGTCAAATAAGAGGATTTCAGGTGATGATAAGTGTTGGGATAAAAATACAACACAGTGACTTAGTGGGTGATGTTGGTGTCAACATCAGATGGGAGGTCAGGGGAGACTGCTTGGAAGAGGTGACAGCATTGCCTCTCCCCTCAGGACTCTGAAGACCTACTGGGTGAGCAAGGGTAGTGCCTTCAGCACCAGCATCTCCAAGCAGGAGACGGAGCTGAGCCCAGAAATGATCTCCAGGTAGGGGGCAGCCCCAGGGTTGGGGGTCGATGTGGGTGGTAGGCAGCCCCGACCAGGCCCATGTATCCTGCATCTCTCCATAGTGGCTCCTGGCGGGACCGGCCCTTCAAGCCCTACAATTTCTCAGCCCACGGCGTCCTCCCTGACAGTGGCCACCTGCACCCCCTGCTCAAGGTCCGCACCCAGTTCCGGCAGATCTTCCTGGAGATGGggtgagcacagggcctggggcagggccagcccagcTGCTGGACACAGGCAGGGCAGTCAGGCTGCGTCTCCCACCAGGTTCACCGAGATGCCGACTGACAATTTCATTGAGAGCTCCTTCTGGAACTTTGATGCACTCTTCCAGCCCCAGCAGCACCCAGCACGTGACCAGCATGACACCTTCTTCCTGCAAGGTGGGTGAGCCCCGCCACACCATCAGAGGTGCTCAGCCTAGGCAGAGCCTTTCGGGGTGACATACCATTTTACAGGGTAAACTCTATCCTCAGTGCGGCTAGCAAAGCCTATGTGAGCCACCATCGTCAACTTCTGTGacctccttccacctcccttcCTGGCTACCTCAGGGCTTTTGCTGGTCTGTGCCTTCTGCCGAAAACTGTCTTCTCCCAGATCTGCATGGTGGGCTCCGGCATCAAACCTCTGCACAGGTGTCACCTCAGAGAGACCACCCTGACATGCCGTTGCCTCCCCAAGTTCTAAAATCTCCCACCACTTGTCTTCCATCTTGGTCTCTGTTTTTTCTTCCACAGCCCTTAGTACTTTCTGAAATTGAATGACTGTCCAACAAAGGTCATTGTCTTCCCCACCAGGAGGGAACAGGAGGCTGTTGGGTGCCCATTACCTGGCCAGGGACAACAGCGTCCTGGTCATCACCATGGCATCCAAAACTTATTGAGCAGTCACTATCCTAATTTTCCAACCAACTATAGGAAGTAGACTGTTAACCCccttttgcaaatgaggaaactggggctcagagaggggacatCACTTACCCAGGGTCACAGCCTCCAAGTAGTAGAGTTGGGATTCAGTATCAGGCTTTTCAGGCGTAGTAAAATTGTGTCTGGAAGGAACCATAAGAACTTGCACATTCAAGCATCATATGTCACTGAGCTGCTACTGTGTGCTGAAGTCTCTGTTAAACACTTGGGTCACAGCCATGAACGGCACAGAAGTCCTTGCCCTGGTGAGACCTGCATGTTCTGGTGGGGGAGACCTGGCCCCTGAGGCTGGCACATGCCTGGTGTGCTGACCACTGAGCAGGGAGGCCCTGTGACTTGAGGAAACGATCAATTAGGAGTGGGAGGAAACAGGAGCAGTGAGGTAACAGGACAGTGTGCAGGGCACTCTGGGCCACAGAGAGAAATTTGGCTTTGGCTTTTTCTCCAAGTGAGATGAGAGCCATGGAAGATTTTGGGCAAAAGAGACATGTGACTGACTCAGGTGTCCTCAGGTGCCTTCTGGCTGCTGTAGGGGGTAAGGGAGGGAGCTGCACATGTCACTGTCTGTTTTCGGTGTAGTGGCTATTTGAGAAATGCTCCTTGACTGACCAGATGTTGCTCTGTCCTGCCCAGatccagcccaggccctgcagctGCCAATGGACTACGTCCATCGGGTCAAGCGGACTCACTCTCAGGGTGGCTACGGCTCACTGGGGTGAGGAGGCATCAGGACTTTGGGGTGTCACAGGGAAGGAGGTTGGGGGCCCAAGAGCTAGTTCATGGGCTTCCTGCGTGTCTCCCTGAAGGTACAAGTACAACTGGAAGCTGGACGAGGCTCGGAAAAACCTGCTGCGCACGCACACAACATCAGCCAGCGCCCGCGCCCTCTACCACCTGGCCCAGAAGGTGTGGCTGGGCTTGGGcagtgcagggggcagggggctgtcaTACTGACCTTCTCACCCACACTGGGGCCTGGCCTGCTTGTAACCCCTAGAAGCCCTTCACACCGGCCAAGTACTTCTCCATCGATCGTGTGTTCCGGAATGAGACCCTGGATGCCACACACCTGGCTGAGTTCCACCAGATTGAGGGCGTCGTGGCTGACCACGGCCTCACCCTGGGCCACCTCATGGGCGTCCTGCGGGAGTTCTTCACCAAGCTGGGTAAGCAggcaggctggggcaggcagTGTTGGTGGGCAGTGGGAAGATGCCTTGATCATCAGCCTTATCCTCACTGTTCTGCTTGCCTGCCTCCCCCGACCCAGGTATCACCCAGCTGCGTTTCAAGCCGACCTACAACCCCTACACTGAGCCCAGCATGGAGGTGTTCAGCTACCACCAAGGTCAGGCTAGAACCCACTACTAGGGCGGGGAAGGAGGTCTCAGGCTGCCCACCGCTCAGCCTCAGTCCCCGTCACTGCCAagcccacaccccacctcccaggctaACTGCCAGGCCCAGTATCACCCACACGAGCCACCCTACTCTGCCTCCACAGGTCTGAAGAAGTGGGTTGAGGTGGGAAACTCTGGGCTCTTCCGCCCCGAGATGCTGCTGCCCATGGGGCTCCCCGAGAATGTGTCAGTCATTGCCTGGGGCCTTTCCCTGGAGCGGTGAGTACCCAAACCCCTTTGGATGTCTGGCTGCCTCAGTTGGGTGACTTGCCAGGCATGGGGCCTGCACACTTGCAGCCCCATCCATTCGTTCATTTATCTGACAGACCATTAGTGAGCACCTTCCATGTGCTTGGTCCTGTGCCGTGATTACGACACACACATCTGTGTCAGGGGTGTCTGGTGGAATGAGAAGGATGATAATTagcaagataaataagtaagttCAACAAATAAAGCCTAGAGTGTAGCCCAAAACAGTAACTGTTACAGAGAAAACACAGCAGAGAGAGTTAAGGAAACATAGTCAGGGAAGGTCTCGTGGAGGAAATGGCATCTGAACAAAGACTGGAGGTGAATGAATTGATAAGCTATGAGGTTATCTGGGGAAGGATGctctaggcagagggaatagccaGTGCTAAGGCCCTGAGGCTTAAACTTGACTGCTGTGTTTGGAGAACACCGAGGTGGCCCTTGTGGCTAGGAGTGAATGAGTGAAGGCTGAGAGTGGGAGGAGACGAGGGTGGGGAGGTGACAGAGAATATTGTGCAGGGCCTTGCAGGCCCCGGGAAGGACTTGGGCTTTTACTTCAAGGAAGGTGGGAGCCCTCAGAGAGGGTCTGATCAGAATAGAACATGACCTGACCTTGTGTTAAACCATGTCCATCCCatcctcttccccccacccaaGGCCAACAATGATCAAATATGGCATCAACAATATCCGGGAGCTGGTGGGCCACAAGGTGAACCTGCAGATGGTGTACGACAGTCCCCTGTGCCGCCTGGACAACGAACGGGGACCCCCCTCCAACACAGGAGGCCGCATGACATGAGCCACCCTGCATAGGCCGCCTTCCCCAAGACCCTGCTGCCCGTTGCATCCCTGCCAGTGACCCCTTGTATTTACAAGGCCTCTGTGAGgccatccccctgcccctggtATCTCCTCTTCCCCACCGGCCCCAGGGTCCCAGGGACAGGGGAGTGGGTAGCAGGTTCATTCTGTTGTCCACCTGTGAGGGTGGGCCTTGAGGGGCCCTACGGGCCAGTTGCTGGCTAATAAAGTGGGCAGTTGCACTCATCTGGTGCCTTTCCTTAGGGGTGACAGGGTGCTGAGCCCCAGATGTGGGGTGTGGTGGGTTGGAGGTCTTAGATCCTCGGGAGCTCCTGGCCCACCTAAGCCAGATCCCCCCAGGGAAGACTCGCTCCATCAAACATTTACTGATCACCTACTGATGCCAGGCCTCTTCTAGGTGAAAGGAACAGAACTTCCTAGGCCTGTGGAAGGGTCATGTGGGAAGGGGAGGCCGAGGCGGGTGTTGGGGGCCCCCAGGAGCCAGGATCCCCACTAACTGGGAGCCTTGGGGCATTGGTGGGCTGGGGCACATAGCAAGGTAAGCCTGTAAagctgcccttttttttttttaaagaacagttttaggtttatagcaaaattgagctgaaggtacagaaatttcctGTATACCCCCAGCCTTGACACATAATCACCCAGGTCCATATTTGACATGACAGTTGACGCCCCGTGTTGTACGCAGATTTAGACAAATGTATGGTGATGTGGATTCATCATTACGGTGTCATagtgttttcactgccctaaaagtcctctgtgctccacccatTCATCCCTTTCTCCCCTTAAAAagccactctttaaaaaaaaattctcataagGATTTCAGATGAGCCCAGAATGGAGAGATGAATGGGTAGGTTAAAGCTCCACGAACCCACCACTCACGGTGAACAGTAAGTGAGATCTCACACCCGTATCTGTGAGTTGCTCCCAGCCACCATGTCACTCCACGTCTTCAAGGGCAGTGGACTTGGGGAAACATGGACGGTTTCTTAAGTAACCACAAGGCCACTCATACCCAGTGCAGTTGGTAGGCAGCTAAGGACATGGGTTTTGCTGGTCCCAGAGCCTGTAGGCACCAATCTTCCAAGGGCTCCTCACTcaaatcttttgcttatttatttcaaattaaataatccagtcatatagaaaaatattcatgCAATAAGTATGCACTTCTTAAGTACCAGCGGTGTTTATGAACTGAAGGCTCGGCAGTGGGCAAAGCTGGCTCTGGCCCTTGGCTTCAGGAGCTGAcactggtgggtggggaggcatgGAGACCTGATGAACAGACAAATACAGAAATGGAGGGAGGGGTAGAGGCCATGTTAAAAGTGAAGGCTGGAGAGGGTGAAGCATGTATAATACAAAGTATAATACAGCGATCACCCAGGAATGCACCCCTACTTCATTCAAATCTGAGCATAGATTATACTTGCTTTGGATCTTTCACTTCAGATCTATGTGACTAATAGTTTGAAGACCCTATGGGCTTGTCCTAGTTTCTTTTGCCTCCACCCCACTAAGGTTGACCTCCAGAATTTGGTATTTTATCATTCTCAGGTGTTTTTAAACTTTAGCTACTTACATGTGTTACTTTAACAAGACATAGTTTCATTTTGCATGTTTTCAAAAGTTACACAAACCCTTGCACCtaaaaattctgcatttttgttgctttttttttttttttttttggtgtgtgtgtgttggtatgCATGCTTAAAGGTAAGTCTGAGATTTTTCTCAGTAGATAATCCTCCAGTCTTCAAATCTGATGCTGGAGGAGGATGTATCTTGTTTAATTTGGAACTTTGCCACAAATTACTAATGTTAGCTACTGTTTATTAAACTCTTAATGTATTCCAGATGTCTATCCCTGAAGCCCTTACAATAGTCTCATGTTTTAGATTTTATTGCCTCAGTAATAGACAAAGATGAATTTTGAGAGTGAGTGGCAGTTTTCTGATTACCCCCACTGGTAAGAGGCAGCCCAGATTCAAACCCATGTTCTCCAGAACGTTGGTGTAAAGGTGTGTGCCCTAGTGTGTGTGCCCAGGGACAGGACTCTGCACAGAAGGGGTTGAGCAATGTGAGCAGATTCCTGATGGCTCTATATAGAAAATATAGGTGTCCCGGAGAAgagccccacctccttcccagtcAGTTGGAATAAAGTCCAAACCTCTGGCCTtggaccccagcccagcccctgtccAGTTCTTCATCTGCTCCCCACCAGGCCAGGCTTCTCCTCAAACACACTGAGCTTATTCGGATCTCAGGGCCGAATCACCATTTCAAGttgtttgcccattttaaaattgagttttctATCTTATTGAGCTGCAAGAGGTCTTTGTAGATGCTGAGCAcaagttcttaaatattttctcccagtctgtggcttcttGTGTGCCAATTATTATTACCGTTTTCACTATTAAttcattattgttactattactatttttattaataggtATGGGCCCAACTTTTAGGGCCAGCCCCGCCATGCTTTCAAGGAACTTCTGGTTTTGAAGTGCAGGTAACTGATTCAAGGTGGTAATTGCATAAATGTTTTCACTGAAGGCAACAGGTTGTAATCAAGGAATAGCAACGGTCAGAACTTTTTATTGGAAAGATTCCTTTGGGAGGAGCAGAGGAACTGAAACGTAAACAATGAAAGCAAAGTCAGCAGGATTCCCCTCTTATATTGGGCCCTCCTGGACcctcacacatgtgcacacgcacacgcagaGGCCACCGGCTCCTCCCAGCTGTGAGGGCTGCGCGCGCAGGCCCTGGAGAACCTAACCGCCGCTCAACGGCCAACCCCGCCCCGCTGCGCGCGCAAGTTCCCCTAAAGGGGCGGGGCCAGGAGTGTGCGCCTCAGCACGTGCGCGGGGGCGAGGAGTTCCAGGGGCGGGACCGGCGCGTGCGCAGTGGGCGCAAACGAGAAGGCGGGAAAAGACAGGATGGAGCGACACGGGGTACGCGGCGCTTGTTTCCTTCGCGTGGGCGGCGGTCAGACGGACAGGGAATGGCAGCGATCTCAGGCTTCCCTGGCGGACCGGAGCCCGGTCGCCTGTCTCCTGCCATCGGTGGCTCCTCGTCCGGCTGGGCCCCGATTTCCTGACTGACAGACCTGGCCCTGACTAACAGACCAACTGTGTGACTGACGCGCTCAGCCCAGACGAGGACTGACTTCCACGCTTGGCGAGTGGCAGGAGTAGGGTAGAGAGAGACTCAGACACTCAACGCACCTCACccgtttcttttcttctttttctcttacctct
The genomic region above belongs to Camelus ferus isolate YT-003-E chromosome 22, BCGSAC_Cfer_1.0, whole genome shotgun sequence and contains:
- the FARSA gene encoding LOW QUALITY PROTEIN: phenylalanine--tRNA ligase alpha subunit (The sequence of the model RefSeq protein was modified relative to this genomic sequence to represent the inferred CDS: deleted 1 base in 1 codon); its protein translation is MADGPVAEVLLRRLEAADGGLDSAELAAELGVEHQAVVGAVKSLQALGEIIQAELRSTKRWELTAEGEEIAREGSHEARVFRSIPSEGLPQSELMRLPSGKVGFSKAMSNKWIRVDKSAADGPRVFRVVDSVEDEVQRRLQTVRGGQAEKLGEKERSELRKRKLLTEVTLKTYWVSKGSAFSTSISKQETELSPEMISSGSWRDRPFKPYNFSAHGVLPDSGHLHPLLKVRTQFRQIFLEMGFTEMPTDNFIESSFWNFDALFQPQQHPARDQHDTFFLQDPAQALQLPMDYVHRVKRTHSQGGYGSLGYKYNWKLDEARKNLLRTHTTSASARALYHLAQKKPFTPAKYFSIDRVFRNETLDATHLAEFHQIEGVVADHGLTLGHLMGVLREFFTKLGITQLRFKPTYNPYTEPSMEVFSYHQGLKKWVEVGNSGLFRPEMLLPMGLPENVSVIAWGLSLERPTMIKYGINNIRELVGHKVNLQMVYDSPLCRLDNEGDPPPTQEAA